GATCTCTGCCAAGTGGCCGACCGGATCGACGAGCTGGGCTGGGTGGACGCCGGGAACAAGGCGCACCAACTGGCGCGCGCGGCAATTTTTTGCCTGCCCTCGCATGCCGAAGGCTTGCCGATGGCCATGCTCGAGGCGATGGCGGCGGGCAAGGCAGTCGTCGTCACGGGCGTGGGTGGCATGCCCGATGCGGTGCGCGATGGCGTCAACGGCATGCTGGTGCCGCCGGGCGACGTACAGGCGCTGGCCGCGGCCCTGGCGCGCCTGCTGGAAAATGAACAGGAAAGGCAGCGCCTGGGCGAACGGGCCCGCGCCACCATCGAACAAGAATTTGCGTCCGGCGTGGTGATCGGACGGCTATCAGAAGTCTACGAGCAACTGCGCAGCGCCAGGGCGCGCCGGAGGGGTCGATGAACGCAACAGTGAGAATAGGGTGGCTGGTCAACCGGCTGCGCTGCATGTCGGTGGCCGAACTGGGCTACCGGGTGCGCCAGGCCGCCGCGACCCAGCTAGGACGGCGCCGGGCCGGCCGCGGCGCGCCGGCGCCGCTGCCGCGTGCGCTGACGCTGCGGGTGCACGGCGCGCCCGCGCTCGATGCGGCGCAGATCGAGGCCCTGCTGCTTGACGCCGAACGCATCTGCGCCGGACAGGTCGTGCTGTTTGCCGGGCGCCCCTGCGACGTTGGGGTGCCCACTGCCTGGAACCGCGACCCCGAGACCGGCGTGCTGGGCCCGGCGATCTATGCCGGCGACATCGCCATTGGCGAGCGCGAGCAGGTCGGCGACATCAAGCATGTGTGGGAACTGAACCGCCACCTGCACCTGGTGCGCCTGGCCCAGGCCTGGGCCGTGAGCGGCGAGGTGCGCTGGCTGCACGCGATCGAGCAGCAACTGCGCAGCTGGCTCGACCAATGTCCGCCGCTGACCGGGCCCAACTGGACCAGCCCGCTCGAACTGGGCATTCGCCTGATCAACTGGAGCCTGCTGTGGCAGCTCGTGGGCGGCGAGGCCAGCCGCCTGTTCGCCGGCGAGTCCGGCCAGGCGCTGCGCGCCGACTGGCTCGACAGCATCCATGCCCATTGCAGTACCATCGCGCGCCACCGGTCGCGTCATTCGTCGGCCAACAATCACCTGATCGGCGAGCTGGCCGGCCTGTACGTGGGCGCCAGCACCTGGCCGTGCTGGAAAGAGTCGGCTGCGTGGGCAGGCAGTGCCCGCCGCGAGCTCGAGTCCGAAGCCGTGGCGCAGTTTTCGCGCGACGGCGTCAACCGCGAGCAGGCCTTTGCCTATCACATTTTTTCGAGCGAATTCCTGTTCGTGGCCGGCCTGTTCGGCCAGGCCAGCGGCAATCCGTTCCCGCGCCCTTACTGGGCCGCGCTGCAGCGCGCGCTGCGCTTCCTGCGCTCGGTGCGCGATGTCGGTGGCAATGTGCCGGCGGTGGGCGACGCCGACGACGGCTGCGTGTTCCGGCTCGATACCGGCGCCGGCGAGCGCGCGGCCCAGCTGCTGGCGCTGGGCGCGGCGCTCTGCAGCGCAGTAGCTGACCCGGCGGGCGTTACCCATCCGGGCGTGCGCTGGCTGCTGCATGCGCTGCCCGGCAAGCGCCCCGACTGCGACCCGCACCAGGTTGATACCGGCTGGGCCTTTCCGGACGGCGGCTACCTGCTGTTCGGCAATCATTTCGGTGAGCCGAACGAGATCAAGGGCATGCTCGACTGCGGTCCGCTCGGCTACCTCGGGATTGCCGCCCACGGCCACGCCGATGCGCTGTCCATGACCCTGTCGGTGGGCGGCGAGCCATGCCTGGTCGATCCCGGTACTTATTCGTACTGGCAAGCACCCAAGTGGCGCGACTATTTTCGTGGTACGTCGGCCCACAATACCGTCCGCATCGACGGGCAGGACCAATCGGTCAGCGGTGGACGCTTCATGTGGCTGCGCAAGGCACAGGCGACGATCGAACGCATGCCGAGTTCGCCGCATGATTTCGACTTCCGCGGCTCGCACGACGGGTATACCCGGCTGCCGGACCCGGTACGCCATGTGCGCAGCCTGCGTTTCGACGGCGCCGCCAATACCTTGACGGTGCGCGACGAAGTGGCGGCGCGCAAGGGGCACAAGGTCGAGCTGTTCTGGCATTTCGCGCCAGAACTCGACGTGCGCCTTACCAGTCAGGGGCTGTCGGTGCGCGGCCAGCGCTTCGTGCTGCAGATGCAGGCGGGCGGCAGCGATTTGCAGCTGGAACTGGTACGCGGGGCCGAAAATCCGCCGCTCGGATGGTATTCGGACAGCTATGAATCGAAGCGGCCGTGCGAAGTGCTCAGGATCACTACCATATCGTCCGCCGTTCCAGTCGAATGCAGGTTTACAATAACGTTTTTGCATTAACAAAATTCATTCAAAAATTATTATAGGGAAATGTCCTCATGTTGATTTACCTCGTCGCCGGTGCCCGTCCCAATTTCATGAAGATCGCGCCCATCGTGCGCGCGCTGCAGGGACAAGAGGCGCTGAGCTACAAGATCATCCATACCGGCCAGCACTACGACCGCGAAATGAACGACGTCTTCTTTGAAGAACTGGGTATTCCCCAGCCAGACGTGTTCATGGCAGCCGGCGGCGGCAGCCATGCCCAGCAGACCGCCAAGATCATGGTCGGTTTCGAAGAGCTGTGCCTGGCCGAGCGCCCGGCCGCGGTGCTGGTGGTGGGCGACGTCAACTCCACGCTGGCCTGCTCGATCGTGGCCAAGAAACTGGTCATTCCGGTGGCCCACGTCGAAGCCGGCCTGCGCAGCGGCGACATGGCCATGCCCGAAGAAATCAACCGCCTGGTGACCGATGCGATCTCCGACTGGTTCTTCGTCACCGAACCGGCCGCGGTCGAGCACCTGCGGCGCGAAGGCAAGCCTGACTCGGCGGTGCACTATGTCGGCCACGTGATGGTCGACAACGTGCTCTACCAGGCCGACAAGCTCACCCGCACCGATACCGCCGGCTTCGACAGCGCCGCCTTCAAGGCCGAACGCCAGGGCGCCGGCCAGCGCTATGGCGTGGTAACACTGCACCGCCCGAGCAATGTCGACGAGCCCGACACCTTTGCCCGCATCGCCGGCGCGCTCAAGGAGATCGCCTCGGAGCTGCCGCTGATCTTCCCGGTGCATCCGCGTACCCGCGCCAACATCGAGAAATTCGGCATCGACCTGGGCCCGAACATCACCCTGGCCGGCCCCCAGGCCTACATGGCCTTCCTCAACCTGTGGAAAGATGCCGCCGTGGTCCTGACCGACAGCGGCGGGCTGCAAGAAGAAACCACCGCGCTGGGCGTGCCCTGCGTAACGATCCGCGAAAACACCGAACGCCCGGTGACTGTCGACGAAGGCTCCAACGTGCTGGCTGGAACCGACCCCGACACCATCGTGCGCGAAGCGCGCAAGGTATTGCGCGGCGAAGGCAAGCAGGGCCGCCGTCCGCACCTGTGGGACGGCAAGGCAGCCGAGCGCATCGTCGCGATCCTGGCGGCCGAACTGGCGAAGGGCAGCGCCACGTAAACCGCAAAGGAGCCTCGATGACTGACCGGGTCGTGCACGACCGCATCACCCTGATGGGTTGCCAGGTCGACAACCTGACGATGCAAGAGACGCTGGGCCGGGTCGAGCGCTTCATCGCATCCGGCTTGCCCCACCAGCACGTGGTGGTCAACGTGGACAAGCTGGTCAAGGCCAGCCGCGATCCGGGCCTGCAGCAGATCATCAACGACTGTGCGCTGGTCAACGCCGACGGCATGCCGGTGGTGTGGGCTTCGCGCCTGCTCGGCAAGCCGCTCAAGGAAAGAGTCGCTGGGGTCGACCTGTTCGAGGCACTGATGGCGCGTGCCGGCGACAAGGGCTGGCGCGTGTTCCTGCTCGGAGCGCGCGAAGAAGTCGTGGGCAAGGTGGCCGAGCTCTATACGCGCAGATACCCGCGCCTGGTGCTGGCTGGTTATCGCAACGGCTATTGGCAGGGCGCGCAAGAAGCGGCGGCGGTTGCAGAACAGGTGCGCGCCAGCCGCGCCGACCTGTTGTTTGTGGCGATCAGTTCGCCACAGAAAGAGCAGTTCCTGGGCCAGTACCAGGCCCACATGCAGGTGCCGTTCGCGATGGGCGTGGGCGGCAGCTTCGACGTGGCGATCGGCAAGGTCAAGCGGGCGCCGCGCTGGATGCAGCGCGCCGGGCTCGAATGGTTTTACCGCTTCTTGCAGGAGCCGCGCCGCATGTTTCGGCGCTATTTCATCGAAGACATGGCTTTCTTCAAGCTCTTGATCAAGGAAGCGTTCAAGAACAGGCGAGCCGGACAGGGATAAAGCACCGGTGGCCGTTGCCGGGCGAATCCCGGCTGTGATTCGCCGCGGCACTGATTAAGTCATTATCGATACATATTACATATCACAGAGAGCGAAGCGACATGAAGATTCTGGTTACTGGCGGCATGGGCTATATCGGCTCGCACACCGTCGTCGAATTGCAGAAGGCGGGCCATGACGTGGTCGTGGTCGACAACCTGTCCAACGCCGATGCGTCGGTGCAGGACCGCGTGCAGAAAATTTCGGGCAAGACCTTTGTCTTGGAGCAGGCCGATATCCGCGACCGCGCGGCCCTGGAGCGGGTCTTCGGCGCCCACCAGGTCGAGGCGGTGATCCATTTCGCCGGCCTCAAGGCGGTCGGCGAGTCGGTGGCCCAGCCGCTGCGCTACTACGACAACAACGTCAACGGCAGTGTCATCCTGTTCGAGACGATGGCCAAGTTCGGCGTCAGGTCGCTGGTGTTTTCGTCTTCGGCCACGGTCTACGGCGACCCGGCCTCGGTGCCGATCCGCGAAGACTTTCCGCTTTCGGCCACCAATCCCTATGGCCGCAGCAAGCTGATGATCGAGGACATCCTGCGCGACCTGGCCAAGGCCGAGCCGGACTGGCGCATCGCGCTGCTGCGCTACTTCAATCCGGTCGGCGCCCACGAAACCGGCCTGATCGGCGAAGAGCCGAACGGCATCCCGAACAATCTCGTGCCCTATATCGCCCAGGTCGCCAACGGCCAGCGCGACAAGCTGTCGGTGTTCGGCGGCGACTACCCGACCCCGGACGGCACCGGACTGCGCGACTACATCCACGTGGTCGACCTGGCCATTGGCCATGTCAAGACCCTGGAGCGCCTGGCCAAGGGGCCGGGCATCCTGACCTATAACCTCGGTACTGGCCGCGGCAACAGCGTGCTGGAAATGGTGCGCGCTTTCGAGGCGGCCTGCGGACGCCCGATTCCCTACCAGATCGTCGATCGCCGTCCGGGCGACGTGGCCAAGTGCTACGCCGACCCGGCGCATGCACGCGAAGAGCTGGGCTGGACTGCCGAGCGCGATGTCGCGCAAATGTGCGCCGACGTCTGGCGCTACCAAACCACAGCGAAATAAATCAAAGGACTGTCCGATGAAAGCCATGATTCTTGCTGCGGGCAAAGGCACGCGCGTGCGCCCGCTGACCTACGACCTGCCAAAACCCATGATCCCGCTGCTGGGCAAGCCCGTGATGGCTTACCTGGTCGAGCATCTCAGAAAGCACGGCGTGACTGAAATCATGGTCAACGTCAGCTGGCTGCACGAAAAAATCGAAGAATACTTTGGCGAGGGCGAGCAGTTCGGCGTCCAGATCGGGTATTCGTTCGAAGGCTATATCAAGGACAATGGCGAAGTCGTGCCCGAGCCGATCGGCTCGGCCGGCGGCATGAAGAAGATCCAGGAATTCGGCGGCTTCTTCGACGACACCACCATCGTGCTGTGCGGCGATGCCTTGATCGATCTCGACCTCAAGGCAGCCCTGCTGGAGCATCGCCGCAAGGGCGCGATGGCCACCGTCATCACCAAAGAAGTTCCTTGGGACAAAGTCTCATCGTATGGCGTCGTGGTCACCGACGCCGAAGGCCGCATTACCGAGTTCCAGGAAAAGCCGGCCGAAGCCGACGCCAAGTCCAATTTCATCTCGACCGGCATCTATATCTTCGAGCCTGAAGTCATCGACCTGATTCCGTCCGGGGTGTCGTTCGACATCGGCTCGCAGCTGTTCCCGCTGCTGGCCGAGCGCGGCCTGCCGTTCTTCGCCCAGGGCCGTCCGTTCAACTGGCTCGACATCGGCACCATGAGCGACTACTGGGAAGTGTTGCAAACCGTGCTCACCGGCGAGGTCAACCACATGGACGTGCCGGGCATCCAGATCGAACCGGGCGTCTGGACCGGACTGAACACCAGCATCAACTGGGAAGGCACCACCATCGAGGGCCCCGTGTATATCGGTTCGAACGTCAAGATCGAGGCCGGCTCGCGCATCGTCGGCCCGACCTGGATCGGCCATGGCAGCCACATCTGCGAAGGCGCGGAAGTGGTGCGTAGCGTGTTGTTCGAATACACACGGGTGTTGCATGATGTAACATTGCACGAAATGATCGTTTTCAAGGATTACAGTGTCGACCGCAAGGGCGAGATGAAGCACGCTTCCGAGTATTCGTCGAGGGAGTGGCTCAACGCGCGTGACCGCCGATGCTCCGGTCGCAACGAGGCCGATGGCCCGAACGAAAACGAATCCGAAAAAATGAGAGAGAAAGTCAGCGCATGAAAATTTACCCAGTCATCCTCTCCGGCGGCGCCGGCACTCGCCTTTGGCCGCTGTCGCGGGCCGTGCTGCCCAAGCAGCTGCTGCCGATTGTTGCTGATAAAACCATGCTGCAAGAAACCGCGCAGCGGGTGGCAGGCTGGCCGGGGCTGATGGCGCCGCTGGTAGTGTGCGGCAATGACCACCGCTTCATGGTGGCCGAACAGCTGCGCGAGATCGGCATCACGCCGCTTGGCATCCTGCTCGAGCCGGTCGGGCGCAATACCGCCCCGGCAGTCGCGGCGGCGGCCAATTACCTGAAGGCGATCGACCCGGAAGCCCGGATGCTGGTGCTGCCAGCCGACCATGTCATCGAGAACGGCGCCGCTTTCCGCGACGCCGTCGAGCGGGCCGTGACCCTGGTGGGGCAGGGCGCGCTGGCCACCTTCGGCATCGTGCCTAAGAACCCGGAAACCGGCTATGGCTATATCCGCCGCGGCCAGAGCGTCGCCGGATGTGGCGACTGCTACGAGGTGGCGCGCTTCGTCGAGAAGCCCGATGCCGCCACCGCCCAGTCCTTCCTGGACGAAGGCGGCTATTACTGGAACAGCGGCATGTTCATGTTCGGCGCGCAGCGCTTCCTCGACGAGCTGCAGGCGCATGCGCCGGCCATCGCCGAGGCGGCCGAACAGGCCGTGCGCACCGGCTACCGCGATCTCGACTTCTGCCGCCTGGACGAAGCGGCGTTTTCCAGCAGCCCGTCCGACTCGATCGACTACGCCGTGATGGAAAAGACCCGGCACGCCGCCGTGGTGCCGGCCGACATCGGCTGGAACGACGTCGGCTCCTGGACCGCGCTGTGGGAAGTGCAGCAAAAAGACCAGAATGGCAATGCCTGCCGCGGCGACGTCTACCTCGACGGCGTGAAGAATTCGCTGGTGCGCGCCGAGAGCCGCATCGTGGCCGTGGTCGGGGTCGAGGACATCGTCGTGGTCGAGACCCAGGACGCAGTACTGGTCGCCCACAAGAGCCAGGTCCAGCGCGTCAAGCAGGTGGTCGACCATCTCAAGTCCAGCGCGCGCACCGAGCACCTGCACCACACCAGGGTGTACCGCCCATGGGGCCACTACGAAGGCATCGATGCCGGCGAGCGCTTCCAGGTCAAGCGCATCACTGTCAAGCCGGGCGAGAAGCTGTCGCTGCAGATGCACCATCACCGCGCCGAGCACTGGGTCGTGGTGTCGGGCACGGCGCGCGTGACCTGCGGCGAGAAGGTCAGCCTGCTGTCCGAAAACGAATCGACCTATATCCCGATCGGCATGAATCACCGCCTGGAAAATCCGGGCAAGCTGCCACTGCACATCATCGAAGTCCAGTCCGGCAGCTACCTCGGCGAAGACGACATCGTGCGCTTCGAGGATATCTACCAGCGCGCCTGATTCCAGCACGCGTTCGCCGACCAGGCCGCCACGAAACAAGCTGTCGTGGCGGCCTGGCGCATTCCAGGCCCGGTCTTGCCCAAGACAACCGTGCCAACCCACGCCGCGGCGCAGGCATACAATGCCCGAACCGGAACCGAGCGGGGGGATCATCATGAAATCGATCATTGCTGCGGGAACCCTGGCGTTTGTGCTGGCTGCACCGGCGGTGCAAGCGCAAGGCGGCGCGCCCCTGCTGGACCTGACACTCTACGGCCAGCTCGAGCGCTGGCTCGGGGCCGGCCGACTCGACCTGCAGAACCTCTACACACGGGGGGCGGGCGATAACTCGCTCGACTTCCACGCCGCCGTCGATGGCCGCGGCAGTACCTTTACGCTCATGCAAGTGAGCAATGCCAGCGGCGGCCGCTGGCTGGTCGGGGGCTACAACCCCCAGGGCTGGTCGTCCACGGACGGCTGGCATGTCACCGAGCGCTCCTGGCAGCGTACCGCTTTCCTGTTCAACTATACCGATCCGCGCGTCTGGCGCCAGGTGGCATCCGACAATGTCTTGCCGAGCCGGGGCGAACGCCAGACCTATAACGCACCCGACCACGGCCCCACTTTCGGCGCCGGCCCCGACCTGCTGGTGAACGACCGGCTCGACACCGCGCTGTCCTGGCAGGTGTCGTATGGCCTGCTCGAAGGCGAGACCGAAGGCCGCAGCATCATCGACCTGAGCCGCGGTGGCCAGTTGTTCCAGGTCGATGCACTCGAACTGTATTCGGTGTCGGTTGTCCCCGAGCCCGGTCGCTGGACCATGCTCGCGGCCGGCCTGGGCGTGCTGGGCTGGGCCGGCATGCGGCGCCAAAGGCGCGTGCGCGCCGGCTGAGGGGGCGCGAGCCAGGCGGCGATATGGCATCATGAGGTCGGGGCCCGGTGCGGTTTCCCCACACCTGCGACCTTCATGTGACCTCCATGCGACCTCCATGCGACCACCATGCCACGCCGTCCTGCCAGTCATTGCCTGCGCCCTGGGCGCTTTGTTCCATGCAACGCAGGCTGCCGCCGCGCTCAAGCCCGCTCAGCTGGCGATCGTCATCAACGACGCCGATCCCGACAGCGTGGCCATGGGCGAGTACTACCGCAAGCGGCGCGGCATCCCGGCGACCAATGTGGTGCACGTGAGCATTCCGGGCAAGCCGCGCAGCATCGGCGTGGCGCAGTTCCGCCTGCTTAAGCAAGCCATCGACAGCAAGCTCGGGCCTTCCATACAGGCCGTGCTGATGGTCTGGACCGCCCCGTATGCGGTGCAGTGCAATGCAATTACTGCCGCCTACACCCTCGGCTACGACGCCCGCCAATGCGCGCACACCTGCGCCGCAGGCCAGCCCAGTGCTTACTTCAACAGCGCGTCGAAGCGCCCGTATACCGACCACGGCCTGCGCCCGTCAATGCTGTTGCCGACCGCCTTGCCACCCATCGCCGGGCCGCCGGCAAGTCTAGCACCGGAGCAGGCACGCCAGGGCGCGCAAGCGCTGGTCGAGCGCGGCGTGGCGGCGGGCGCGCGCAGCCTGCCCGCCAGCGCGTATTACCTGGCGACCTCGGAAGTTGCGCGCAACAGCCGCGCCGGCTTCTTTCCGCCGGCCGGACACCTGCCTGCGCACCGGCTGACCATCCGGCGCATGACAGCCGATGTGCTCGAGGGTGCACACGACGTCCTGGTCTACCAGACCGGCATGGCCCAGGTGGCAAAACTCGAGACGCTAGCATTCGTGCCGGGTGCGCTGGCCGATCACCTGACCTCGCATGGGGGAGACTTGCTCGGCAGCAGCCAGATGAGCAGCCTGCGCTGGCTGGCGGCTGGCGCTACTGCCAGCTATGGCACCGTGAGCGAGCCCTGCAACCATTGGCAAAAATTTCCGAATTCCGCCGTCTTGCTGCGCCGCTATCTCGGCGGCGACAGCGCCATCGAAGCCTACTGGAAAAGCGTCGCCTGGCCAGCCCAGGGCCTGTTCATCGGGGAACCGCTGGCCGCGCCTTATGCGGTCGCCAGCAACTGACTGTGGCGGTTTTCCGACAGTTCAGTACCGCGCTCCCCGTCTTTTATTTCTTGCAATCAAGTCTTTCCCTTTTTGTCATCAAGTTGTCAACTAACTTATTTACTATGCATTTTGCTAATGGTAAATTTCGTTGCGCCAAGAAATTTCTTGTGACAATTATCTGTTCTACCTCACCAGGATCCCCATGAACACCTTCCTCGCTTCGAACACGACCCCCGGACGGCGCACGGTACTGGCCGCACTCCTTGCCGGCTTGACGGTGTCCGCTGTTGCCGCACCGGCCGATGTGGTCATCAGCCAGGTGTACGGAGGCGGCGGTAACTCCGGCGCGACCTTCCGCCACGATTTCATTGAAATCTTCAACCGCAGCGGCGCCCCGGTGGCGATCGGCGGCTGGAGCGTGCAGTACGCGTCGAGCAGCGGCAGTTCGTGGCAGGTGACGGCGATCCCGGATGGGGTGCAATTGCAACCGGGTCAGTACTACCTGATCCGCCAAGCAATGGGAAATGGCGGAACGGTCGACGTGCCATCGGATATCCAGGGCACGATCCCGATGGCGGGCAGCGCCGGCAAGGTTGCGCTGGTCAGCGCGAAGACGGCGCTGGCCGGCACCAATCCGAGCGGCGTGCCGGTGGTCGACCTGGTCGGCTATGGCAATGCCAACGGTTTCGAAGGCAGCGCCGGCACGCCGGCCCTGAGCAATTCCACCTCGGCTTCGCGCAAGAGCAACGGCTGCCAGGATACCGATTCGAACGCGGCCGACTTCACGTCCGGCGCCGTGGCGCCACGCAAGAGCGACAGTCCGTTCAATGCCTGCGTCCCGACCGGGCCTGTGGCCGAGCCGATCGTGGCCACCTGCCCGGCCTCGCTGTCACGCCCCCACGGCCAGAGCGCTTCCAGCGCCTTGAGCGCGATCGACAAGGACAGTCGCGTTACCGGCGCTGCCATCAGCTCCAGCCCGGTCAGCGGTATCCGCCTCGAGAACTTCGCGCCGTCCGGGACGAACAACAGCGCCGCCTCGGTCACACTGGTGGCCGATGCCTCGGTGGCGCCGGGCAACCATCCGGTGGTCATTCTTTTCACCAACGACGCCAACCAGTCGCAGAGCTGCACCGTCACCGTGAGCAGCAGCGGCAACCTGGCGATCCCGGTGATCCAGGGCGCCGGCGCGACCAGCCCCTATGCCGGCACGGTCCAGACCACCGAAGGCGTGATCACTGCCAAGGTCGGCAGTGGCTATTTCATCCAGGACGCAAGCGGCGACAACGATCCAACCACCTCGGACGGCCTCTATGTATTTGGCAGCACCGACGGCCAGGTAGGCGAGCTGGTGCGCGTTACCGGGCTGGTGACCGAATACCTGCCCACTGGTGCGTCCAGCACCTATACCGAGCTGACCAATACGACCTCGTCGGTGATCGGACCGGGCCCGATGATTGCCGCCACCAACATCGCGTTCCCGAGCGCCAGCCTCGAGCCCTATGAAGGCATGCTGGTGCGCATCAATGGCACGCTGACGGTCAACCAGAATGCCTATGTCGGCACGCGCGGCGAGCTCACCTTGTCGAGCGGCCGCCGCGAAATCCCGACCAACCGCTACCGTCCCGGCACGCCAGAAGCACTGGCGCTGGCGGCATCTAATGCCAGTAACGAGATCGTACTGGACGACGGCCTGTTCGTGACCCCGCCGACGATTCCCTATCTTGGCCAGGACAATACCGTGCGCGCCGGCGATACCGTGACCGGTCTCGAAGGCGTGCTCGATTTCGGATCGCTTGGCGGCGGCGGTGCCGGCTTCAAGCTGCAGCCGACCGTGGCGCCGGTATTTTCGCGCAGCAACCCTCGTCAGGGCGCGCCGGCACTGCCGGCCGGGGTCAAGGTGGCC
Above is a genomic segment from Massilia sp. H6 containing:
- the galE gene encoding UDP-glucose 4-epimerase GalE → MKILVTGGMGYIGSHTVVELQKAGHDVVVVDNLSNADASVQDRVQKISGKTFVLEQADIRDRAALERVFGAHQVEAVIHFAGLKAVGESVAQPLRYYDNNVNGSVILFETMAKFGVRSLVFSSSATVYGDPASVPIREDFPLSATNPYGRSKLMIEDILRDLAKAEPDWRIALLRYFNPVGAHETGLIGEEPNGIPNNLVPYIAQVANGQRDKLSVFGGDYPTPDGTGLRDYIHVVDLAIGHVKTLERLAKGPGILTYNLGTGRGNSVLEMVRAFEAACGRPIPYQIVDRRPGDVAKCYADPAHAREELGWTAERDVAQMCADVWRYQTTAK
- a CDS encoding WecB/TagA/CpsF family glycosyltransferase; translation: MTDRVVHDRITLMGCQVDNLTMQETLGRVERFIASGLPHQHVVVNVDKLVKASRDPGLQQIINDCALVNADGMPVVWASRLLGKPLKERVAGVDLFEALMARAGDKGWRVFLLGAREEVVGKVAELYTRRYPRLVLAGYRNGYWQGAQEAAAVAEQVRASRADLLFVAISSPQKEQFLGQYQAHMQVPFAMGVGGSFDVAIGKVKRAPRWMQRAGLEWFYRFLQEPRRMFRRYFIEDMAFFKLLIKEAFKNRRAGQG
- a CDS encoding TIGR03790 family protein, whose translation is MRPPCHAVLPVIACALGALFHATQAAAALKPAQLAIVINDADPDSVAMGEYYRKRRGIPATNVVHVSIPGKPRSIGVAQFRLLKQAIDSKLGPSIQAVLMVWTAPYAVQCNAITAAYTLGYDARQCAHTCAAGQPSAYFNSASKRPYTDHGLRPSMLLPTALPPIAGPPASLAPEQARQGAQALVERGVAAGARSLPASAYYLATSEVARNSRAGFFPPAGHLPAHRLTIRRMTADVLEGAHDVLVYQTGMAQVAKLETLAFVPGALADHLTSHGGDLLGSSQMSSLRWLAAGATASYGTVSEPCNHWQKFPNSAVLLRRYLGGDSAIEAYWKSVAWPAQGLFIGEPLAAPYAVASN
- the wecB gene encoding non-hydrolyzing UDP-N-acetylglucosamine 2-epimerase is translated as MLIYLVAGARPNFMKIAPIVRALQGQEALSYKIIHTGQHYDREMNDVFFEELGIPQPDVFMAAGGGSHAQQTAKIMVGFEELCLAERPAAVLVVGDVNSTLACSIVAKKLVIPVAHVEAGLRSGDMAMPEEINRLVTDAISDWFFVTEPAAVEHLRREGKPDSAVHYVGHVMVDNVLYQADKLTRTDTAGFDSAAFKAERQGAGQRYGVVTLHRPSNVDEPDTFARIAGALKEIASELPLIFPVHPRTRANIEKFGIDLGPNITLAGPQAYMAFLNLWKDAAVVLTDSGGLQEETTALGVPCVTIRENTERPVTVDEGSNVLAGTDPDTIVREARKVLRGEGKQGRRPHLWDGKAAERIVAILAAELAKGSAT
- a CDS encoding NDP-sugar synthase, which encodes MKAMILAAGKGTRVRPLTYDLPKPMIPLLGKPVMAYLVEHLRKHGVTEIMVNVSWLHEKIEEYFGEGEQFGVQIGYSFEGYIKDNGEVVPEPIGSAGGMKKIQEFGGFFDDTTIVLCGDALIDLDLKAALLEHRRKGAMATVITKEVPWDKVSSYGVVVTDAEGRITEFQEKPAEADAKSNFISTGIYIFEPEVIDLIPSGVSFDIGSQLFPLLAERGLPFFAQGRPFNWLDIGTMSDYWEVLQTVLTGEVNHMDVPGIQIEPGVWTGLNTSINWEGTTIEGPVYIGSNVKIEAGSRIVGPTWIGHGSHICEGAEVVRSVLFEYTRVLHDVTLHEMIVFKDYSVDRKGEMKHASEYSSREWLNARDRRCSGRNEADGPNENESEKMREKVSA
- a CDS encoding alginate lyase family protein, giving the protein MNATVRIGWLVNRLRCMSVAELGYRVRQAAATQLGRRRAGRGAPAPLPRALTLRVHGAPALDAAQIEALLLDAERICAGQVVLFAGRPCDVGVPTAWNRDPETGVLGPAIYAGDIAIGEREQVGDIKHVWELNRHLHLVRLAQAWAVSGEVRWLHAIEQQLRSWLDQCPPLTGPNWTSPLELGIRLINWSLLWQLVGGEASRLFAGESGQALRADWLDSIHAHCSTIARHRSRHSSANNHLIGELAGLYVGASTWPCWKESAAWAGSARRELESEAVAQFSRDGVNREQAFAYHIFSSEFLFVAGLFGQASGNPFPRPYWAALQRALRFLRSVRDVGGNVPAVGDADDGCVFRLDTGAGERAAQLLALGAALCSAVADPAGVTHPGVRWLLHALPGKRPDCDPHQVDTGWAFPDGGYLLFGNHFGEPNEIKGMLDCGPLGYLGIAAHGHADALSMTLSVGGEPCLVDPGTYSYWQAPKWRDYFRGTSAHNTVRIDGQDQSVSGGRFMWLRKAQATIERMPSSPHDFDFRGSHDGYTRLPDPVRHVRSLRFDGAANTLTVRDEVAARKGHKVELFWHFAPELDVRLTSQGLSVRGQRFVLQMQAGGSDLQLELVRGAENPPLGWYSDSYESKRPCEVLRITTISSAVPVECRFTITFLH
- a CDS encoding mannose-1-phosphate guanylyltransferase/mannose-6-phosphate isomerase translates to MKIYPVILSGGAGTRLWPLSRAVLPKQLLPIVADKTMLQETAQRVAGWPGLMAPLVVCGNDHRFMVAEQLREIGITPLGILLEPVGRNTAPAVAAAANYLKAIDPEARMLVLPADHVIENGAAFRDAVERAVTLVGQGALATFGIVPKNPETGYGYIRRGQSVAGCGDCYEVARFVEKPDAATAQSFLDEGGYYWNSGMFMFGAQRFLDELQAHAPAIAEAAEQAVRTGYRDLDFCRLDEAAFSSSPSDSIDYAVMEKTRHAAVVPADIGWNDVGSWTALWEVQQKDQNGNACRGDVYLDGVKNSLVRAESRIVAVVGVEDIVVVETQDAVLVAHKSQVQRVKQVVDHLKSSARTEHLHHTRVYRPWGHYEGIDAGERFQVKRITVKPGEKLSLQMHHHRAEHWVVVSGTARVTCGEKVSLLSENESTYIPIGMNHRLENPGKLPLHIIEVQSGSYLGEDDIVRFEDIYQRA
- a CDS encoding PEP_CTERM-anchored TLD domain-containing protein; its protein translation is MKSIIAAGTLAFVLAAPAVQAQGGAPLLDLTLYGQLERWLGAGRLDLQNLYTRGAGDNSLDFHAAVDGRGSTFTLMQVSNASGGRWLVGGYNPQGWSSTDGWHVTERSWQRTAFLFNYTDPRVWRQVASDNVLPSRGERQTYNAPDHGPTFGAGPDLLVNDRLDTALSWQVSYGLLEGETEGRSIIDLSRGGQLFQVDALELYSVSVVPEPGRWTMLAAGLGVLGWAGMRRQRRVRAG